One Arthrobacter sp. StoSoilB19 DNA window includes the following coding sequences:
- a CDS encoding sugar ABC transporter ATP-binding protein, with translation MNTADNAVEMRSISKGFNGVSVLKDVSFDVRKGEVHALAGGNGAGKSTLMKILQGVYQMDAGEILIGGKPTVINSIQEAKAAGIGMVFQEFSLVPSLTVAQNIFLAAEPLGAGGFIDDRASVRRAKEIFADMEVDVDPQAEVSRLGTAYWQLTEIAKALSQNAQVLIMDEPTASLARHESEALFELIDRLKQRGISIIYISHRMDEVYRLADRITILRDGRRLLTEPLSAVTPEQIVEGIVGKKIEGQLAYRERADVAHGGAPLLEVRGLNVGRRVKDISFTLRPGEILGLAGLMGSGRTELARALFGIDRRHSGEILIRGIKSTLASPQQAIDAGIALIPEDRRAQGLVLDHSVRDNLLLPLLGQIQRGPLLDGAKGKELSSSLIKKFAVKVAHPHRPVRLLSGGNQQKVVIAKWLGTNPDILILDEPTAGVDIGTKSEILDMIRELASAGKAVIVISSEYPELLAVSDRVLVLKDGSVIRDIPRSEIADEEYLQLAVQGV, from the coding sequence ATGAACACCGCAGACAATGCCGTCGAAATGCGTTCGATCTCCAAAGGCTTCAATGGCGTCTCCGTGCTGAAGGACGTCAGCTTCGACGTCCGGAAGGGCGAAGTCCACGCCTTGGCAGGCGGTAACGGCGCCGGAAAATCCACGCTCATGAAGATCCTCCAGGGCGTTTACCAGATGGACGCGGGCGAGATCCTCATCGGCGGGAAACCCACCGTCATCAACTCGATCCAGGAAGCCAAGGCAGCCGGCATCGGCATGGTCTTCCAGGAATTCAGCCTGGTACCCAGCCTGACCGTGGCCCAGAACATTTTCCTTGCCGCCGAGCCACTCGGTGCGGGCGGGTTCATTGACGACAGGGCCTCGGTCCGGCGGGCCAAGGAAATCTTCGCCGACATGGAGGTCGATGTAGACCCCCAGGCTGAGGTCTCCCGGCTGGGTACCGCGTACTGGCAGCTGACCGAGATCGCCAAGGCACTCTCGCAGAATGCGCAGGTGCTGATCATGGATGAGCCCACCGCCAGCCTTGCCCGGCACGAGTCCGAAGCGCTCTTCGAACTGATTGACCGGCTCAAGCAGCGCGGGATTTCCATCATCTATATCTCCCACCGGATGGACGAGGTCTACCGGCTCGCGGACCGGATCACCATTCTCCGTGACGGCCGCCGGCTCCTGACCGAACCCTTAAGCGCGGTGACGCCCGAACAGATCGTCGAAGGCATCGTTGGCAAGAAAATCGAAGGCCAACTTGCCTACCGCGAGCGGGCGGACGTGGCCCATGGGGGAGCACCCCTGCTGGAGGTCCGAGGCCTGAACGTCGGGCGGCGGGTGAAGGACATCTCCTTCACGCTTCGGCCCGGCGAGATCCTTGGGCTGGCAGGGCTCATGGGAAGCGGGCGCACCGAACTTGCGCGCGCCCTGTTCGGCATCGACCGGCGTCACAGCGGTGAAATCCTCATCAGGGGGATAAAGAGCACCCTAGCCTCACCGCAGCAGGCCATCGACGCCGGCATTGCCCTCATCCCCGAGGACCGGCGGGCGCAGGGCCTGGTCCTGGACCACTCGGTCCGCGACAACCTTTTGCTGCCGCTGCTGGGCCAGATTCAGCGGGGACCACTGCTGGACGGTGCCAAGGGCAAGGAGTTGTCCTCGTCCCTGATCAAGAAGTTCGCGGTCAAGGTGGCCCACCCCCACCGTCCTGTGCGGCTGCTCTCCGGTGGCAACCAGCAAAAAGTGGTCATCGCTAAGTGGCTGGGCACCAACCCGGACATCCTCATCCTCGATGAACCGACAGCCGGCGTCGACATCGGCACCAAAAGCGAAATCCTGGACATGATCCGCGAACTCGCCAGTGCCGGCAAAGCCGTCATCGTCATCTCGTCCGAGTACCCCGAACTACTCGCGGTCAGTGACCGCGTCCTCGTCCTCAAGGACGGCTCCGTCATCCGTGACATCCCCCGCAGCGAGATCGCTGACGAGGAATATCTTCAACTTGCAGTCCAGGGAGTCTGA
- a CDS encoding GIY-YIG nuclease family protein, translating into MAEITTRTVRVFDVPRTLLTEFLKMPEASQVGLYFLFGASEDASEVCYIGQTGNVGGRLKQHTATKDYWERALVAVSLTNTWTDTHVGYMEWQAIDKSLRADRFKLMNGNGASNRHTPAPLEADCNEYLDTISVLLTTLGFPVMEPLQKHESNLVPLQAAVSSAHYLSFTRPGCEGKGTLTPEGLVVQAGSYGRPLESNGCQAWIVNLRRKLQEQGVVEITSDRLTLLKDHLFNSPTAAGVTLVGRSINGRTSWKNAAGKTLDELERMNLDAT; encoded by the coding sequence ATGGCTGAAATCACTACGCGCACGGTGCGCGTCTTTGACGTCCCACGAACGCTACTGACCGAATTCCTCAAAATGCCGGAGGCCTCCCAAGTCGGTCTCTATTTTCTCTTCGGCGCCTCAGAGGACGCCTCCGAGGTTTGCTACATCGGCCAAACAGGAAACGTCGGCGGCCGGCTGAAGCAGCACACTGCGACTAAGGACTATTGGGAGCGGGCATTGGTCGCCGTCTCATTGACCAATACCTGGACCGACACCCATGTGGGGTACATGGAATGGCAGGCCATCGACAAATCGCTCCGGGCCGATAGGTTCAAGCTAATGAACGGTAACGGCGCATCCAACCGGCACACCCCGGCCCCACTGGAGGCTGATTGTAACGAATACCTGGACACCATCTCCGTGCTCCTAACGACGCTCGGATTTCCCGTGATGGAGCCGCTCCAAAAGCACGAATCGAACCTCGTACCGCTCCAAGCAGCCGTTTCATCTGCGCACTACCTTTCCTTCACCCGTCCAGGATGTGAGGGAAAGGGAACTCTAACCCCGGAGGGGCTGGTGGTGCAGGCCGGATCATACGGCCGTCCCTTGGAATCGAACGGATGTCAGGCTTGGATCGTAAATCTGCGACGAAAGCTTCAGGAGCAGGGAGTTGTTGAAATTACGAGTGACCGGCTGACCTTGTTGAAGGACCATTTGTTCAATAGCCCCACCGCCGCCGGCGTTACTCTGGTGGGTCGATCAATAAACGGCAGGACCTCCTGGAAGAACGCTGCCGGAAAGACGCTGGATGAGCTAGAGCGCATGAACCTCGACGCGACCTAA
- a CDS encoding Gfo/Idh/MocA family oxidoreductase: protein MASQLRAGIIGTGFMGSVHAHAVRAAGGDVIAVAGRTQASAEAAASALGARFAAESPEALIARADVDVIHICTPNATHADLARKGIAAGKAVICEKPLATSVDDALELTDLADRAGVVTGVPFVYRFYPAVREARDRIGRGDAGNLWLLHGSYLQDWLAGAESTNWRVDSTIGGASRAFGDIGVHWCDLMEFTTGHRITRLVARTSRAYDQRETGGQLSSVATEDGATLLFETDKGATGSLVVSQVSPGRKNRLWFSFDGTEASFSFNQEQPDTLHVGRIDSRSEIPVGPQTLTTPGGRRYAKLPPGHPQGYQDSFNAFVADVYAAVHGQEPAGLPTFRDGLRAALLTEAVVASAAQQRWVDVPHTDNLIGSLRSSPAAERQKQ from the coding sequence GTGGCTTCCCAACTACGCGCCGGAATTATCGGAACAGGCTTCATGGGTTCCGTCCACGCCCACGCTGTACGTGCAGCCGGCGGTGACGTCATTGCAGTCGCCGGACGCACCCAGGCTTCTGCCGAAGCCGCGGCATCCGCGCTCGGTGCCCGCTTCGCAGCCGAATCCCCGGAAGCGCTGATCGCACGAGCAGACGTGGATGTCATCCACATCTGCACCCCGAACGCCACCCACGCCGACCTGGCACGCAAGGGCATTGCGGCAGGAAAAGCAGTGATCTGCGAAAAACCCCTGGCCACCAGCGTGGATGATGCCCTGGAACTGACGGATCTCGCCGATCGGGCAGGGGTCGTCACCGGGGTGCCTTTCGTGTACCGGTTCTATCCCGCCGTCCGCGAGGCCCGCGACCGCATCGGACGCGGCGACGCGGGCAACCTGTGGCTCCTGCACGGCTCGTACCTGCAGGATTGGCTGGCCGGCGCAGAATCCACCAACTGGCGGGTGGATTCGACCATCGGAGGAGCCTCCCGGGCCTTCGGTGACATCGGCGTCCACTGGTGCGACCTCATGGAATTCACCACCGGGCACAGAATCACCAGGCTCGTGGCGAGGACCAGCCGCGCATACGACCAACGGGAAACCGGCGGGCAGTTGTCCTCCGTGGCTACCGAGGACGGCGCCACGCTCCTGTTCGAGACGGACAAGGGCGCCACAGGGTCCCTGGTGGTCAGCCAGGTCAGTCCCGGCAGGAAGAACCGCCTCTGGTTCTCTTTCGACGGAACCGAAGCATCATTCAGCTTCAACCAGGAACAGCCGGACACCCTGCACGTGGGCCGCATCGACTCACGCTCCGAAATCCCTGTCGGCCCGCAAACACTCACCACCCCGGGCGGCCGGCGGTACGCCAAACTTCCCCCGGGCCACCCGCAGGGATACCAGGACAGCTTCAACGCCTTCGTCGCAGACGTCTACGCGGCTGTCCACGGTCAGGAACCCGCTGGCTTGCCCACCTTCCGCGACGGACTACGCGCAGCACTCCTTACCGAGGCGGTCGTAGCCTCGGCTGCCCAGCAGCGGTGGGTCGACGTTCCCCACACAGACAACCTCATCGGATCACTCAGATCTTCCCCGGCAGCTGAAAGGCAGAAGCAATGA
- a CDS encoding substrate-binding domain-containing protein: MMIRRLPLVALAAALSLSVASCSSSAAGTSNAPDAGVSEKAQQALDKIKGQVMSKGPNGETPSPASAADLTPEEIGKIKALNAKAAIVMHYGGNDWANAQTNGLKSEFEKLGIQVIATTDANFKPDKQVSDIETVMTQNPNIIVSIPTDPVATSSAYKKAAAAGTKLVFMDNIPQGLTAGKDYVSVVSADNYGNGVVSAHQMAKAIGGKGKIGLVFHQADFFVTKQRYQGFKETITKEYPGIQIVEEKGIAGPDFAGDAQAAANAMLSKYADLSGIWAVWDVPAEGVMAAARAAGRPDLKIATEDLGKNVAIALAKDQLVVGLGAQVPFDQGVTEARLAAGALIGKQAPAYVALSALPVDHSNVLEAWKQVYHEDAPKDIQESYKK, translated from the coding sequence ATGATGATCCGCAGGCTTCCCCTGGTGGCCTTGGCCGCAGCTCTGTCCCTTTCCGTCGCATCCTGCAGCAGTTCAGCAGCGGGCACCTCCAATGCCCCTGATGCCGGCGTTTCCGAGAAGGCCCAGCAGGCCCTAGACAAGATCAAGGGACAGGTCATGAGCAAGGGTCCCAACGGCGAAACTCCGTCCCCGGCCTCCGCTGCGGACCTGACGCCCGAAGAGATTGGAAAAATCAAGGCACTCAATGCCAAAGCCGCCATCGTGATGCACTACGGCGGCAACGACTGGGCCAACGCCCAGACCAACGGCCTCAAGAGCGAGTTCGAAAAGCTCGGCATCCAGGTGATAGCGACAACGGACGCCAACTTCAAGCCGGACAAGCAGGTCTCGGACATCGAGACCGTCATGACACAGAACCCGAACATCATTGTGTCCATCCCCACCGACCCCGTGGCCACCTCCTCGGCCTACAAGAAGGCCGCTGCCGCCGGAACCAAGCTCGTCTTCATGGACAACATCCCCCAGGGACTGACCGCCGGCAAGGACTACGTTTCGGTCGTTTCCGCCGACAACTACGGAAACGGCGTCGTCTCCGCACACCAGATGGCCAAAGCAATCGGCGGCAAGGGCAAGATCGGGCTTGTTTTCCACCAGGCTGACTTCTTTGTGACCAAGCAGCGTTACCAGGGCTTCAAGGAAACGATCACCAAGGAATACCCCGGGATCCAGATCGTCGAAGAGAAGGGGATCGCCGGTCCGGACTTCGCCGGTGATGCGCAGGCAGCCGCCAACGCCATGCTGAGCAAGTACGCCGACCTCTCCGGCATCTGGGCGGTATGGGATGTCCCGGCCGAAGGTGTCATGGCTGCCGCCCGCGCCGCGGGCCGGCCGGACTTGAAGATCGCCACCGAGGACCTCGGCAAGAACGTCGCCATCGCGCTGGCCAAAGACCAGCTCGTCGTCGGGCTCGGCGCCCAGGTTCCCTTCGACCAGGGTGTCACTGAGGCCCGGCTGGCCGCAGGAGCCCTCATCGGCAAGCAGGCACCGGCCTACGTGGCGCTGAGCGCACTGCCCGTGGACCACTCCAACGTCCTGGAAGCCTGGAAGCAGGTCTACCACGAGGACGCCCCCAAGGACATCCAAGAGTCCTACAAGAAGTAG
- a CDS encoding NAD(P)/FAD-dependent oxidoreductase: MTETPTAAAQAWLASLDGALQRRDVDAALDLFEDESYWRDFVAFTWNLKTLEGKTDIRRMLQATLDHVQPANWALAEDATGSAGPDGTVEAWITFETGAARGYGHLRLRNGKCWTLLTTMQELKGFEEKKGPRREQGVAHQIIRGRRSWKELKEEQEARLGYEEQPYCVIIGGGQGGIGLAARLKRLGVPTIVIEKNQNPGDSWRNRYKSLHLHDPVWYDHLPYLKFPDDWPVFAAKDKIGDWLEHYTRIMELNYWSSTECVGAEYDDGTQEWAVSVLRNGAPVTLRPKQLVFALGVSGYPNIPAFDGAQSFLGEQRHSSQHPGGGDWTGKKAVVIGSNNSAHDICADLWEHGADVTMVQRSSTHIARSESLMDLALGDLYSEKALANGVTTEKADLLFASLPMRILPEAQVPVYQEMAKRDAEFYSQLEAAGFDLDFGVDGSGLFLKYLRRGSGYYIDVGASQLIIDGRVKLKSGQVSKITGNAVVMADGTELEADLIVYATGYGSMNGWLADLVSPEIADRVGKCWGYGSDTPKDPGPWEGELRNMWKPTNVPNLWIHGGNLHQSRHYSSYLALQLKARMEGLETPVYELQPSHHTR, from the coding sequence ATGACCGAAACACCCACCGCCGCCGCGCAGGCCTGGCTGGCCAGCCTGGACGGCGCGCTGCAGCGCCGCGACGTGGACGCCGCGCTGGACCTCTTCGAGGACGAGAGCTACTGGCGCGACTTCGTGGCGTTCACCTGGAACCTGAAAACCCTGGAAGGCAAGACGGACATCCGCCGCATGCTCCAGGCCACGCTGGACCACGTCCAGCCCGCCAACTGGGCGCTCGCCGAGGACGCCACAGGCAGCGCCGGCCCGGACGGCACCGTGGAAGCCTGGATCACGTTCGAAACCGGCGCCGCCCGCGGCTACGGCCACCTCCGGCTGCGCAACGGCAAATGCTGGACGCTGCTCACCACCATGCAGGAGCTGAAGGGCTTCGAAGAGAAGAAGGGCCCCCGACGCGAGCAGGGCGTGGCCCACCAGATCATCCGTGGCCGCCGCTCCTGGAAGGAACTCAAGGAGGAGCAGGAAGCCCGGCTGGGCTACGAGGAGCAGCCCTACTGCGTGATCATCGGCGGCGGGCAGGGCGGCATCGGCCTCGCAGCGCGGCTCAAGCGGTTGGGCGTGCCCACCATCGTGATCGAGAAGAACCAGAACCCGGGCGACTCCTGGCGCAACCGCTACAAGTCCCTGCACCTGCACGACCCCGTCTGGTACGACCACCTGCCCTACCTGAAGTTCCCGGACGACTGGCCCGTCTTCGCCGCCAAGGACAAGATCGGCGACTGGCTGGAGCACTACACCCGCATCATGGAGCTGAACTACTGGTCCAGTACCGAGTGCGTGGGCGCGGAGTACGACGACGGCACGCAGGAATGGGCGGTCAGTGTCCTCCGAAACGGGGCGCCTGTGACGTTGCGGCCCAAGCAGCTGGTCTTCGCCCTGGGCGTCTCCGGCTACCCGAACATCCCCGCGTTCGACGGGGCGCAGTCCTTCCTGGGCGAGCAGCGGCACTCCTCCCAGCACCCCGGCGGCGGTGACTGGACCGGGAAGAAGGCCGTGGTGATCGGCTCCAACAACTCCGCGCACGATATCTGCGCGGACCTGTGGGAGCACGGCGCCGACGTCACCATGGTGCAGCGCTCCTCCACCCACATCGCCCGCAGCGAATCGCTGATGGATCTGGCACTGGGGGACCTGTACTCGGAGAAGGCGCTCGCCAACGGCGTCACCACGGAGAAGGCGGACCTGCTGTTCGCGTCGCTGCCCATGCGGATCCTGCCCGAGGCGCAGGTGCCGGTGTACCAGGAGATGGCGAAGCGGGACGCGGAGTTCTACTCCCAGCTGGAAGCCGCCGGGTTCGACCTGGACTTCGGTGTGGACGGCTCCGGCCTGTTCCTGAAGTACCTGCGGCGCGGCTCCGGCTACTACATCGACGTCGGCGCCTCCCAGCTGATCATCGACGGCAGGGTGAAGCTGAAGTCAGGCCAGGTTTCCAAGATCACCGGCAACGCCGTGGTTATGGCGGACGGGACCGAGCTGGAGGCCGACCTCATTGTCTACGCCACCGGCTACGGGTCCATGAACGGGTGGCTGGCGGACCTGGTCTCGCCCGAAATCGCGGACCGCGTGGGCAAATGCTGGGGATACGGCTCAGACACGCCAAAAGACCCTGGCCCATGGGAGGGGGAGCTGCGCAATATGTGGAAACCAACCAACGTCCCCAACCTCTGGATCCACGGCGGCAACCTGCACCAGAGCCGGCACTACTCCTCCTACCTGGCCCTGCAGCTCAAGGCCCGGATGGAGGGGCTGGAGACGCCGGTGTACGAACTGCAGCCCAGCCACCACACCCGCTGA
- a CDS encoding 2,3-butanediol dehydrogenase: MKAARFHARKDIRIEDIPEPELRAGAVKIDVAWCGICGTDLHEYLEGPIFCPAPGQPHPLSHEESPVTLGHEFSGTVSEVGEGVTGLAKGDNVVVEPYFVDGTCDMCQAGSYHLCRQMGFIGLSGGGGGLSEKIVVDARWVHPVGDIPLDEAALIEPLSVAHHAVARSGVKAGDTALVGGSGPIGLLTAAVLKGMGVTTIISELTQARKEKATSSGVADHVLDPSKEDVPARVRELTGGTGADVAFECAGVNAVLDTMLDAVRPGAVVVNVSIWGAPATIDMQKIVLKEIDLRGTIAYVRDHPAVIKMVQEGKVDLKPFITGRIALEDLVEQGFDTLINHKDTAVKVLVHP; this comes from the coding sequence ATGAAGGCAGCCCGATTCCACGCCCGCAAGGACATCCGCATCGAGGACATCCCGGAGCCGGAACTCCGCGCCGGGGCGGTGAAGATCGACGTCGCGTGGTGCGGCATCTGCGGCACCGACCTGCACGAGTACCTCGAAGGGCCCATCTTCTGCCCGGCGCCCGGGCAACCGCACCCGCTCTCCCACGAGGAATCCCCGGTGACCCTGGGCCACGAATTCTCCGGGACTGTCTCCGAGGTGGGGGAAGGGGTGACGGGCCTGGCGAAGGGGGACAACGTCGTCGTCGAACCCTATTTTGTGGACGGGACATGCGACATGTGCCAGGCGGGCAGCTACCACCTGTGCCGGCAGATGGGCTTCATCGGGCTGTCCGGCGGCGGGGGAGGGCTGAGCGAGAAGATCGTGGTGGACGCCCGCTGGGTCCATCCCGTCGGGGATATCCCGCTGGATGAGGCGGCGCTGATCGAGCCGCTGTCCGTGGCGCACCACGCGGTGGCGCGTAGCGGCGTGAAGGCGGGCGACACCGCGCTGGTGGGCGGGTCGGGTCCCATCGGGCTGCTCACCGCTGCGGTTCTCAAAGGTATGGGGGTGACCACGATCATCAGCGAGCTCACCCAGGCGCGCAAGGAAAAGGCCACCTCCAGCGGCGTGGCGGACCACGTCCTGGACCCCAGCAAGGAGGACGTGCCGGCGCGGGTGCGGGAACTCACCGGCGGCACCGGGGCAGACGTGGCTTTCGAATGCGCCGGCGTGAACGCGGTGCTGGACACCATGCTCGACGCCGTCCGGCCCGGCGCCGTGGTGGTCAACGTGTCCATCTGGGGCGCGCCCGCCACCATCGATATGCAGAAGATCGTGCTCAAGGAAATCGACCTGCGCGGCACCATCGCCTACGTCCGCGACCACCCCGCCGTCATCAAGATGGTGCAGGAGGGCAAGGTGGACCTCAAGCCGTTCATCACCGGCCGGATCGCGCTGGAGGACCTGGTGGAGCAGGGCTTCGATACCCTGATCAACCACAAGGACACGGCGGTGAAGGTGCTGGTGCACCCGTGA
- a CDS encoding ABC transporter permease — protein MSNANTITPREAAVPRNFGSMLKELDWRRYVIYIGFVVVFIFFAVLLRDQGFLSPQNLLNIFRQTATITVIAVGMTYVISCAEIDLSVGSVAGLSSVCTAMALAQWGLVPGILAGLAVGLVVGSVNGALVSLLGIPSFLVTLGMLGIAVGVAQWITASAPQPILDDTFNTLFGSGDFGPVPGLVVWSAIFVAIGAVVLNRTRFGRQVLATGGNRNAAEFTGINTKRIKFQVLLISGMVASVAGMLYAGRLQSGRFQWGSGDELSAIAAVILGGTSLFGGFGSIIGTLFGALLIGLINNGLILAGLDSSQQQVVRGAIIILAVALARKK, from the coding sequence GTGAGCAACGCAAACACCATCACCCCGCGCGAGGCCGCGGTACCCCGCAATTTCGGGTCCATGCTGAAAGAGCTGGACTGGCGCCGCTACGTGATCTACATCGGCTTCGTCGTCGTCTTTATCTTCTTCGCCGTCCTGCTGCGGGACCAGGGCTTCCTGTCCCCGCAGAACCTCCTCAACATCTTCCGGCAGACGGCCACCATCACGGTCATCGCCGTCGGAATGACGTACGTCATCTCGTGCGCGGAAATCGACCTGAGCGTGGGCTCCGTGGCAGGCCTTTCCAGCGTCTGCACGGCCATGGCCCTGGCACAATGGGGCCTGGTCCCCGGCATCCTCGCGGGCCTCGCCGTCGGACTCGTGGTGGGCTCCGTCAACGGTGCGCTGGTCAGTCTCCTCGGGATCCCCTCCTTCCTGGTGACACTGGGCATGCTGGGCATCGCCGTCGGTGTGGCGCAATGGATCACAGCCTCGGCCCCGCAGCCGATCCTGGACGACACCTTCAACACGCTGTTCGGGTCCGGAGACTTTGGCCCGGTGCCCGGCCTGGTGGTCTGGAGCGCAATCTTCGTCGCCATCGGCGCCGTCGTCCTGAACCGCACCAGGTTCGGCCGCCAGGTCCTCGCAACGGGTGGTAACCGCAACGCTGCCGAGTTCACCGGCATCAACACCAAGCGCATCAAATTCCAGGTGCTCCTCATCTCGGGCATGGTGGCCAGCGTTGCCGGCATGCTGTACGCCGGCCGCCTCCAGTCCGGCCGGTTCCAGTGGGGATCGGGCGATGAGCTCTCCGCGATCGCCGCCGTCATCCTGGGCGGTACCAGCCTCTTCGGCGGATTCGGCTCCATCATCGGAACGCTCTTTGGCGCCCTTCTGATCGGCCTGATCAACAACGGACTGATCCTGGCCGGCCTGGACAGCAGCCAGCAGCAGGTGGTCCGCGGCGCAATCATCATCCTGGCCGTCGCCCTGGCCCGGAAGAAGTAG
- a CDS encoding DUF3883 domain-containing protein: MVINIRLSDRTTAESDDPLGRDWYGYDPDATPEQLWANNRGDWFLSAKSISDERWAALNYQGRVVLVAKLKNPNHEILAGNTRAPKKALIGRVLPAGHSIHDALIGTQVDYAPGSRNSILYGPDPEMGEVDADLAEAGDLAGAEGQGLQMDAEVRKTIENAAQDRLMRYYRDLGWTVTDTRHDRPYDAEAVRGTDRVYLEAKGTQSRGNSVIVTRNEVDHARLYPGLCMMGVWSGMQIVDDEVDPEAGEFRILPFNPDDGKLRPRDFDWTIPGDAP, translated from the coding sequence ATGGTTATCAACATCAGGCTCAGCGACCGAACGACGGCGGAGAGCGATGATCCGCTTGGACGTGATTGGTACGGTTATGACCCTGACGCAACACCGGAGCAGCTCTGGGCCAACAATCGGGGTGACTGGTTTCTGAGTGCGAAGAGTATCTCAGATGAGCGTTGGGCCGCGCTCAACTACCAAGGCCGGGTCGTGCTGGTTGCGAAGCTCAAGAACCCGAATCACGAGATTCTGGCAGGTAACACACGGGCGCCAAAGAAGGCTCTCATAGGCCGCGTCCTGCCGGCCGGACATTCCATTCACGATGCCCTGATCGGAACGCAGGTCGATTACGCGCCTGGCAGCAGGAACTCAATTCTGTATGGCCCGGACCCTGAGATGGGCGAGGTAGACGCGGACCTAGCTGAGGCGGGGGATCTAGCCGGTGCTGAAGGGCAAGGGCTACAAATGGACGCCGAGGTCCGCAAGACGATTGAGAACGCTGCGCAGGATCGTTTGATGCGGTACTACCGAGACCTTGGCTGGACGGTTACAGATACCCGACACGATCGTCCCTACGACGCTGAAGCGGTCAGAGGTACTGATCGAGTCTACCTTGAAGCGAAAGGCACCCAGAGCAGAGGGAACTCGGTTATTGTCACGCGCAACGAGGTCGATCACGCCCGCCTGTATCCCGGACTCTGCATGATGGGCGTATGGTCCGGAATGCAAATTGTGGACGACGAAGTGGACCCTGAGGCGGGAGAGTTCAGGATCCTTCCCTTCAATCCGGACGACGGGAAACTACGTCCCCGCGATTTTGATTGGACTATCCCCGGCGACGCGCCATGA
- a CDS encoding LacI family DNA-binding transcriptional regulator, with amino-acid sequence MAGMAVRREGNDGPPAAPSRRKPTINDVAQMAGVSFGTVSRVLNDAPDVSASTRERVLQIIKDIGYRRNRAATALVTNRSTSIGILSDGSPRFGPVGTLLALENVARKKGFATTVISVEKPYEESVQDALDSLDDSGVGGIIVIAPVVDMAAAVWNATCRVPVEMIAAGASSTPNVFTYSENQELGARLATQHLIDLGHTDIAHIAGSMDWFDGRVRKRGWEAALRDAGLEPGLCIEGDWSPKWAYETGLRLVREGKVPQAIFAASDHTALGLIRAFTENGIRVPDDVSIVGFDDVEGSDYFLPPLTTVRQDFNALALMSTEVLIGAMEGRDVDRTPIPPTLVVRNSARQAAPHK; translated from the coding sequence ATGGCAGGCATGGCAGTCCGCCGGGAGGGCAATGACGGGCCTCCGGCAGCGCCGTCGCGCAGGAAACCCACCATCAACGATGTGGCGCAGATGGCGGGCGTCTCCTTTGGCACTGTCTCGCGGGTCCTGAACGACGCGCCGGACGTCAGCGCCTCAACCCGCGAACGCGTTCTCCAGATCATCAAGGACATCGGCTACCGGCGGAACCGGGCGGCCACCGCACTGGTTACCAACCGCTCGACGTCCATCGGCATACTCTCCGACGGCTCGCCGCGGTTCGGCCCGGTGGGAACGCTGCTGGCGCTTGAAAACGTTGCGCGAAAGAAGGGCTTCGCCACAACGGTCATCAGCGTTGAGAAGCCCTACGAAGAGTCTGTCCAGGACGCCCTCGACAGCCTGGACGACAGCGGCGTGGGAGGGATCATCGTCATCGCGCCGGTTGTGGATATGGCGGCAGCCGTCTGGAACGCCACGTGCCGTGTACCGGTGGAGATGATCGCCGCCGGAGCCTCCTCGACCCCCAATGTCTTCACCTACTCGGAAAACCAGGAACTCGGAGCGAGGCTTGCCACGCAGCACCTGATAGACCTGGGCCATACGGACATCGCCCATATTGCCGGTTCCATGGACTGGTTCGATGGACGGGTCCGCAAGCGTGGCTGGGAAGCGGCACTGCGGGATGCGGGGCTGGAGCCGGGGCTGTGCATCGAAGGTGACTGGAGCCCCAAGTGGGCCTATGAAACGGGCCTCCGGCTGGTACGGGAGGGGAAGGTTCCGCAGGCCATTTTCGCCGCCAGTGACCACACTGCGCTGGGGCTGATCCGCGCTTTCACCGAAAACGGCATCCGGGTTCCGGACGATGTCAGCATCGTGGGATTCGACGACGTTGAGGGGTCTGACTATTTCCTGCCTCCCCTGACCACGGTGCGGCAGGACTTCAACGCGCTGGCGCTGATGAGCACCGAGGTGCTCATCGGTGCCATGGAGGGGCGGGACGTGGACCGCACGCCCATCCCGCCCACCCTGGTGGTGCGCAACAGCGCCCGCCAGGCAGCTCCCCACAAGTAG